TCTTCTCTTTAGACTGACTTCTTATTTCCATAGGCGGTTTGTGGAATACTCCAAGAATTTGCAGTGCGCCCAATTTATCACTGAAAGAAGGAAAAACGACATGGTCTTAGCCTCATGGTTTGGACCATAAAGGTTTGGGGAGGGGGAAATAAAGAAATGTGATTCGAGAGTCTTAACAACACACTtctaatatgattttttaaCATAAGTAGCTTTTCATAGGAatgaatagaaataaaaaaaacaagaaatatGATTAGATGAGAGTATTGTCAGTTGCCaacttaatttcaaaaaaaaaatatatatatatatatatatagttgccAACTCACATCACATGCAACCAAATCAACCATAGTTTATATCAAAATCTAGCCAAATGATTTGGCCTATACAAAAATACCGAAACATGTTAAAGAAAATCATGCTACTGATCAGTAGCAATTTATGTCTTGCATCAGTACTAATTAGCACTATCTCTTCCTTGCATAGTCACTACCCCTTTACTGCCACTGGATTAATCAGGCGGCGGCCCATGTTTGCGCTGCAGGGATGCTGCAGAGAAATCCTGCAGGAGAGGATCCAGTTTCctagttttctttacaaattgTCTTCACTGGTTATCAAAAGGCTGTTTCCAATCTTAATGATAATTAAGATGGAAAAACATCTATATCATCTAATCTACTCAAATCCAACCATCAAAACCAGATAATCCAATCCTAACTCCTTCAGCCCTGCTATGTTGCCtgcaaaaatcataaaaatgagCAATAATTAAGTATGCCTGCAATTAAAATTGTCATCTCCAAAAGAAAGCCACATAATAGAAAAGCCATATACTCAAATAGCAGTTAAGACTTAGGAGACAACTCAGTGAAGCTATTAATTAAATATCATATCACCAGAAGTAAAAATGTCAGGTGAATTTCAAAAGCTGGAAACACATGTGTTGTGGAATTCTGCACAAGACAACTGccaagaaaacaagaaaaaactTCATGAATTTCAACAAGTGTGAATAACTTTTCTTGAGCCTTAAAATGAAACTGAATAGTTGTCAATTTCAGAAACAGTGAATAGCTTTTCCATTCCAACTGAAAATTTATGTTTCTTGAGCATGAAAAGGAGGGGAGTAAAACATTCAAGAATTCCACTAAGGATGGCTTTTCTTTGAGCCTTGACATGAAGTTTAAAAGTTGACATTCAACAAAGAAAGGGAAGAGTCCAAGGAGCCTTCAGAGGTTCAAAATTTATATTTCTTGAGCACGAAAAAAGGGGAAAAACAGATaaagaagtaaaattaaaattaaacaagAAAGAGGGAAGTGGGGTGAATGAGTGAGTGAATGTACATTGAATTGTCACTGAATTTTCTCAGTCCTGTTGGTGAGCAAACTCTGGGCTTGATCAAGATCCATCAAACTCCTGTTGGGTATGAAACGATCACCTTTCACAAAacagaaaaattaaaacaaaatcaatgaAAAGTGAGGAATGCAAAATGGGAAAATATGTAATATAAAAGGTTATCTTAATTGGGATATCTTAAAAGACAAAAGGTTATCCAGATATGAGATCTTTGATGTATCAGTAGCAGGTGGCCCAAAAATATCCCAAAAGCGAAGACGTTCATCTGCCCCAGCTGACACCACTGTTAACCCATCCGGGCTCTGCAAGAGATAAGAACCTAGTGTTAACTTTGAAGGAAATAATTGCCAGGAATGAGTTTAAATGGTTTAATTTACACTGTATATGTTGAACCAAGTTGGAGTAGTCATCAACATAATCTGTCACTTGTGTTAAAACAAATCCATACATTACATTATATGAGAATATATACCTGAGATAGATGGAGTACTCTTGAAGCATGAGGGTCCAAGCCTCCCACTTTAGTCATGGATGGATAGCTCCACAAACAAAGTTGGTCGTGCGATGAACTTGTACTAAAGCCATGGGCACTTAAAATCTCCTTATAATGTCTATTCCATTCTAATCCACACACCTGCACAGAATACCAGACTATCATTCAGCTAGTAAAAACAATAGATACATCTGTCTAAAGGACTAAATAGAAATAAATTGAGACAATGGCGATTAGTTTTTTTTGGTGAAAGAAAATTCTTAATTCTAATAAAACTAAAGCCATAAGTGAGAGTGATACAGTTATTGGGACTAGGGAAAATGTGTATCTTGCCTGAGCTGCAGTATCTATGCTGCGAATGCAAGTTCCTTTTTGAACATTCCATATCTTAATACATCTATCATCTGTGCCACCTCCAGAACCAAGCACATTTGAATCATAAGGGCACCACGCAAGGGCCTTGACTGCAGCACGATGGTCCTTAAAACAGTGCAAGAAGCTCGACGAACTCATTTTAGATGAGTCCCATATATAGATATGATTATCACTGCCACCACTTGCCAACATATTTCCCCTTCTTGACCATTTCAAACCACAAACTTCTCCTCTGTGTGCTTTAACACGTGAAGTAACGTTTCTTCTTGCTCTAACTGCTCATAATAACATAATAAAGCAATATGTTATATCATTTCATTTCATATCGATTGCTTTCTATACTCATAATATATCTCTAAAGGGTTAAAAAGAATATACCATCATGGTTGATTATGGAGTTGTCATGGCTTCCGGAAGTTAAAGTATCACCATTCCATGCAATGCTTGCTACCCTTTTCCTATGACCTTCTAGCATTCTTATCTGAAAGTCAAAATCAAAGAATTGAGTCAAGCCATTTATATTGTATAATTACTTGCTGATCATAGAGTATAGAGAGATGCATACTGGCTTAGAAGTCTCAGCATCCCAGAGTTGAAGTTTAGAGTTCATAAATCCTGCTGCCAGAAGTTTGGCATCTTGAGACCACGCAACACTGGTGGGACAATCGTCGTCGGTGCCTTCAAACAGCTGAAGTACATTGCTGTTCAAGGAGTTCCAAAGGAAAATTTCTGAGCCCAAAGCAACAGCTAGAATGTTGTTTTTCCCCCAATCCATGATGTTTGCGTAGTAATCATTTATAATATTTGGTGCATCCAATATCCTTGCTTCTTTCTGCATGCATAGTTATTCAGAATGAGATTATGGCTTTGTATATGAGGTACTTTAGCTAATTAGAGGAAAACACAAGTCAGACATAATCTTACCCTTTAGTTTTATTCAAAATCTACTATCAGAAATTATTCTTCTCATCACTCATTACAAGTCAAATAGATTCCACCCTTTGATTTTATACATATTCTTAACTATTAGAAATTATTCTTCTCACCACTCATTACAAGTTTACACCACTTGCTCATTGATTCCTTCAATAGGAAGCAAATTATGGGTGGTACACCTAGTCATATTAGAATTTACTAACAATATGATAATATGTGTGTGACCTATATAAACAATAAAATTATCTCAAACAACAAGAAACAAGAAAAACAGAATTTCAAGTAACAGCAGTGGCAAGTAAAAGTGAATTGTGAATCCACTGGTGCATTTTTTAACAGTACAATATATTATTTTGGCAGATGAACAAAATGATCACTGTATTCGCAGAACATAGCACAGAAAAAACAATGTTATAGgtgaaaaaatgaaagaaaaaaaaacaccgGTAAGAACAAAACCTTAGGCATTGCACGAGAGTGGGACTGATTGTTACTGTTTCGTAATGCCGCCGCCTCTGCTTCCCGCATCTCATCGATGTGACGAAGGGATTTTCTACTTGATTTTGGACATCCCCTGAAAACCAACATCCTAAATGGCTTCCCATCTGAACCCAAACTCAGTGTCTCATCCAGTTTCTGTCTGTACGCTTCCTGTTATTACAAGAGATAAAGCCTCAGCAACAGATGCCACTTCTCTAAAATTGAGAATTTTCAACAAGGCAAACAAATAATAGTAGAAACATAGATTCCTAATCTGAAAAGCATCAAATGGGTAAACTTTTCTTGAGCCTTGGAATGAAATTGGGGTAAAAAATCATAAACCTAATAATATTACCAAAAACCACTGCTGGAATTCAATAAACCTAATAATATtaccaaaaacaaaattaaccaaaaaaagaaagaggGAAGTGAGGTGAGTGAGAGAATATACACTGAATCGTTCATTGTGAGGAGTTATCTTGAACCTGTTGGTGAGTAAACTGTGAGCTTGATCAAGATCCATCAAACTCCTGTTGGGTATGAATCGATCACCCTTCACAGACAAAACAcaaaaatcaaaaccaaaaaaattgaagaattcGTAATAATGCAAAAAATAGAAGAATGGAAGAAGGAAATTACTGGAAAATGATAATGGGTGGGAGTGCTGAGAAGGCTTCTGGGAGAGTACCAATCACGATCAAGATTCCACATTTTTATCTCGTCAAAACCAAGTCgctttgaagaagaagaaattagGGTTTTGAGTTCTGACAAATGGGTGCGAAACTCGAATGTTTCAGGTTATGTTTCCCTCTTCCGCCAAATGGAGTCGTTGTTGCATATAAATACCCGGTTTCTAACCGCGTTTCCGAATTATTAACGTTGAaccaggttttttttttttgtgtttcaaCGGTTTGGATTTTACATTGGAATATGGGATTTAATTAATGTTTCGCTCCCCCGCCAAATATGTTACCGTTGAAATTAGAAtgtttttcaaattttcaacgGTTTAATGTTGAACTTGAAATATGAtatactccctccattccaCAAAGACTGTTGTTTAAAGTTGTGGCACAAAAACTAAGATGACAATTATTGATAGAATATTGTTATTAtagtacccttatttaattttactagtattatGTGTGACAATTAAATTCTACTTAGAGTAtcttcaatgctagttcttatagGTGAGTTCTTAAGCACTACTTATGTGGGTCTGTACTatcacatgtgtttaagcaactttCAAAAAACTTTTGCAGATTTCTCTTCAATCAcgagttcttaattcttaattcTTAGCATTATTCATTTGATCTCACAATACTCatcatttatactttttattttcataaagcaaTAAAAAAATCTCTTAATGTAATAAAGCAAttagatgagagagaaaaaaatgtttttttatgctaagaactcttaaagcaaagttgtttgtataagaactaagaattccACGCCAGCCACCTCGAATGCTTAAGAATATGATTCTTAGTTCTAAACTTAAGAACTCACatataagaactagcattggagatgctctaagatggaaaaaaatgtagttaatagagaagagttgtagTTGGTTGATAAGAGAGGTGATAAGTGGGAGAACAtttattaaataagggtatatgtggaaaaaattagcaaaaatgcATTgactttctaaaacaacaaacattttggaatATTGAAAGAAGGTCcaaaacaacattctttgtGGAACGGAAGAGAGTCATAATCTAgatttatataaattttaaacttatgctatcaaaaaaattaaattagcaTCCTAAATTTTAATCTTAGTTTTAAAATCAACAAATTTTCCctaaaaaataatcaaatgacttaattgcacttttggtccttgaaGTATCACGATTGTGCGATTTGGGTCCCTCATTTTTAAAACCAGCGACTTGAATCCTAAACGTTTTGGGATGTGAAAATGTTACTCCTCCGTTAACCTACCGTTCAAATCGTTAACGGCAGATGCCTACGCGTCATTGATTTATGACGTGgaaatgttttaaaaaaatgaaaaataagtcTAACCctaatcaaacaacaaaaaattagaGCCCATATAAATACAAAATTGTAACTTTAAATTCCCAAATCCCATCCAAGAATAAAAGTGAGAGAGGAGAGAAGATTGAAGGTGCGATTTCAGATCCGGAAGAACGTTCTTCATCATCCAATAGTGAAGCTTCGAGATTCTCTAATGGCAAGTGGTCCCAAAACGCGTGGAGGAAGGAGAAGTCCTTGGAGTGGAGCACGAGGAAGGAAACCCACTGGAAATGAACATGTGGTCTCTGAAGGCATGTGCGAGGATACCCCTTTTGTTTCACTGCTTTCAAGGGAGAAGTTTCAACCACATATGGGTTTCAGGTACTGTGTTTTTCACGCTCGTGCCTATTTTGTCTCTTTCTACAACTTGTTAGGGTTTGGGGAAATAATAAATTGCATGAATTGGATAAAGTGACAACTAATATTTTCAATTGGGGGTATTTTGTTGAGGAAACTAGGTTTGAGTATGTGGGGTGGGGAGGAGAAGTTGTAAATCTGTGGTGAATTGGGATAATGATGAAGTTAACTCGATAGAAGTGGGCAAGGAGGTAACTAATCTTGGTTATGACATTAACTTAGTAGAATGTCTTGGTACGAGAGTCATGTGCTAGGGTTGTTCAATAGTAGGAGACCATTTAATGATGATAAAAGATGTGCTTCAGTTTCTAAAAGATGTTAAGGGGCATGATGAAATCGATTTTTACTGTTGAGTATTGGATGCATAATGTGCCTTTGAATGTTGTACCAACAGAGGGGGTTGAAGAGAATAGTGAAAGGGAATTATTTGTTGAGATAACTGGGGTGAACACACAAAGGGCTGATGAGGTTGAGAATGGTGATGCGGTTGTTAGTGTTGTAGTGGTGGTTGTGCAATCTGTGGAGGAAGTGGTTGTGCAATATGTGGAGGAGGGTGAGAAGGATAACCAGAAATCTGTTGAGTTTGTGAGAGGCATAAATCTGTGGAGGTGAATGAACATAGAGAACAGTCTGACAGCtcatttgatgatgatgatgattcctTAGATGAGGATTACGaagctgatgaagatgagcagGAATCTGATGCCATTAGCAGGAATCTGATGCCATCTCAACCAAATGGATATGTTGTAGTACAGGCTATTCAAGCTTCTTTGAATCTCAGTCCAACTAACTTTAATGATTTTGAGAATATAGATGGTGACAGTTATGATTTAGAAGCCCCACCTGGTAGTGATGATGATAATTAGGTCGAGAGGTGAAAGGGAACTAAGACAAGAGCTACTCAAACTAAGACAAGAGTTGCTACTGCTCAGAATAGAACAAGATCTGATGCGGCTCAGACTAGGCAAACAACCTAGGCTCAATCCAGGTTCAACCACCCACCCTCCACAAAGGTATACAATCCTAGCTCAACCATCCCAACCTCAACAGCACTGAATCTTCAACTTACTCCATCCACACAGGGAGCAAGCTCTGTAACTGCTACTGATTCTGCTACAGATGGAGGGATGTTTAGGAAGAGGCAGAAGATATTGGAGGAAGATAAAAATAGTCAGAatatggtggtggtgttggatcTGTTGGCTGAAACCAGGGAAGAGGAAAGAATTAGGGAGGCCTCCATGAAGCAAAGGGCGACCAGAAATTATGACAGCAAGGTCGGGAGGAAACAAGCTCAGCCCAAACTAGGAGGGACCATATATAATTTTGGAAGTCTTGGGTCAGAGAGCATATCACAAAGATGAGTTGTATGGCCGGCAAGTGCCAAGATCTTGGAACGCAACCAATCTTCGCTACTATTACATATGAGGCCGgtgaaaataaaaatgtaaataaCACCGTAgtcttttttcctttctgaaAAGAAAGTCTTTTTAACGAGGCGCTAAATAAAGCAAATATGAGTTATTATCAAAGCTACGAATGAAAAggtttttcaaaaaatgaaatCTCATGAAAAATGGTTAAGTTACGCTTCGTTATGTGGTGGGAAAACCTCCCCGAAGGAGACAATTCGATAAAGATAAAATGTCGATAATTGAACCCAGGAAAGCTCACATAACAGTTGGACTTGTTGGCAATGTGTTGGGTAGAAACTACCAAAGTCTCCCCGGCATAAGGGCGAGCATCTTAATAAGCATAGCCTTGGAAACTCCAAATGGCCATTGGTCCCAAAGCACGATAGCCCCCAACGCGGCGAACATTTTGTGAAGTACAAAGTCTCACGCAAGTGAGGACAAGCCTTGATCGAATTAAATCAAGCTCAGCCTCTTAAAATGACACGAAATCGTCAAAACGTAACTTAACAAAAAATTGAAGTGTAAATTGAAACATGAAAATGAAATCATAAGGCGAACAAAAGCTAAATTGAAGGATGCAAATTGGTGGtacttgtaagacccaagtttttaagtttataccaagtgaataaaattcttattcgcgattaggattgatgtatcgtgaaggaaaacctgaacaagagtttaccaaatgaaataaatttgtgaaggagaaagttcaggaaaagtctaaggatttcatcaaaatcgataaaaggtatagcacgatcgatatacgcttaaacctagggcagaaaccatagcaaatagctagtttacacttaaagtcacgatggaaattaattccaaaaatcttcagagaaatgttagaacttctcttattccttatacgacaatcgtttcgaggcgaaaccctagaatctacgaacgtccgattccaatactcgaaagtttgccgaaactaaaaccctaatAGTtcaaaaaactaaaatcaaccgaccatgaagactttttctattcggagcttcagatgaagattccacacgcgtacacccatttctctcgatgatttcaatctttcttcagaaggaagttttctcttccgacattcaatgcaaaaagtaacttatcgcgtaaaatagttttacaccgactttgcattagtcacctaaaatacaaggaaacctcttttgagttttggtattatgtcgccaaaacctatcttataattcacggagaatgaagccggaaaaatcggaatcgcgaaactttcattttcccgcgtttttccaacctctatatatagcaagaaaatgagaaaaaatggcaaaacttcaccattttctctcccaaaaccgcgagcttcacaagaggaggaggagaagagattttcttcatttcttgcttgatcgttgattcaacagttgctactcgaaggtatcgaggtaaagtcgctaatccttacctccgatcgtcttttccatagcttttctctatgtctttttaTGCtcctagttttgaggtttttgcaaaactatcctgataacttcatttttctatctaaacatgttccctacgtgcccaagagcatgtttagataataatactgcgccgattctcgaaaaactaccgtcgagtttcaattatgcttcaaatacccattttgggacaaagtttcgtcctttgggctaaaaactatcgccttagcttagtgctagtaggattagttgtcataaacgtcgctggtgacgtccccatccaatttgtttttcgaaatttcaattttgaaattctgagctaaaaatattgaccaaaatacccctgcgacagttttcgatccgataatttttccgagtttagaatacccttagttacgactaattataacctaggaaccaagtttgatcgaagaaaaatcgacccacctaattaccaatagtggccgagcaccctaggggggaggaagaaaattcttgtttcaaaaacttgtcctttcgcgctagtttatcgtacctcggagtatatactacttcgtgtaaccttagtgagtattgattactaagtttctgatagtttttgatggaattctgtggttttactctaaaggttcttttgaagaatttcctgaagatcaaggagctcattgtgaaggaactttcgAGGAGAATcatggagaatctacaggtgagggctactcattgaatccttagttaatgcctaggtgtcgatgctttcgacttgatttactgtttatgcacttgtttgtgtttgacttgaaaaatgttttctgaggcttcggttgacaatgtagatgattcatctactgactgttttttgagattgaattacatggtacgtgctaagtgggtaatctaggatgtgtgatgtatgctttatatgctaagtgctacgtggttattctaggatgtgttgatatatgacatgtttgttgactgtgctgatttaattatgtcttttcactgatatctgtgatactgaggagtgagaactcataagatttgcgataagactaaaatgaaattattttgtaaggaaaactcataagacattaaacaacctctaaatctttaagtaatgataataatctcgaa
This is a stretch of genomic DNA from Lotus japonicus ecotype B-129 chromosome 1, LjGifu_v1.2. It encodes these proteins:
- the LOC130733267 gene encoding cell division cycle 20.2, cofactor of APC complex-like; translated protein: MWNLDRDWYSPRSLLSTPTHYHFPGDRFIPNRSLMDLDQAHSLLTNRFKITPHNERFSEAYRQKLDETLSLGSDGKPFRMLVFRGCPKSSRKSLRHIDEMREAEAAALRNSNNQSHSRAMPKKEARILDAPNIINDYYANIMDWGKNNILAVALGSEIFLWNSLNSNVLQLFEGTDDDCPTSVAWSQDAKLLAAGFMNSKLQLWDAETSKPIRMLEGHRKRVASIAWNGDTLTSGSHDNSIINHDVRARRNVTSRVKAHRGEVCGLKWSRRGNMLASGGSDNHIYIWDSSKMSSSSFLHCFKDHRAAVKALAWCPYDSNVLGSGGGTDDRCIKIWNVQKGTCIRSIDTAAQVCGLEWNRHYKEILSAHGFSTSSSHDQLCLWSYPSMTKVGGLDPHASRVLHLSQSPDGLTVVSAGADERLRFWDIFGPPATDTSKISYLDNLLSFKISQLR